A stretch of DNA from Desulfosarcina ovata subsp. ovata:
GCCAGGATCGGGTCTACAAAGAAGAGTTCGGATTCCAGTCGGATCGTAACGACTACGGCGGCTATACTTCGGCATCGGATACGGCCAGCATCTCCCTGATGCTCACCGGCGACCTGAACGTGGCGGTCGTGCCATGGATCGTTCAGTACCGGATCAAGGATCCTTACAATTACCTGTTCAAAGTCAAGGACCCCAATGGGCTGCTGCGGGACCTGTCGGAATCGAGCATGCGTCTGGTGGTTGGCGATCGAAGCATTAACGAAGTGATCTCCAAGCGGGATGAAATCGCCGTGGAGGCGTTGCAGGTACTGCAGAAGGAATTGGACAAGGCGGAAACCGGTATCAACGTCGTCACGGTAGAAATGAAAAAAACCAATGTCCCCGAGCCGGTCCAGCCCTCCTTCAACGAAGTCAACCAGGCCACCCAGGAAAAGGAGAAAATGATCTACCAGGCCCGGGAGGACTACAACAAAGCCATCCCGGCCGCCAAGGGGGAGGCGGAAAGAACCATCAAGGCCGCCGAGGGCTATTCGCTGGATCGCATCAACCGCGCCAAAGGTGATGCGGCCCGGTTCAAAGACCTTTATACTGAATATGCCAAGGCCCAAAATGTGACCAAACGGCGGCTTTATCTGGAATCCCTCCAAGAACTGCTCCCCAAAATCAGCCGCAAATTTATCGTTGATGCGGATCAGAAAAATCTTCTCCCCCTTTTGAACCTTGGAAACAATGGTGGTGAATCAAAATGAAATTAAAAGCGATACTGGCCATTGCCGGTGCATTGGTGCTGCTCCTCTTCGTGTGTGCCTATACGGTGGACGAAACCGAACAGGTCGTGGTCACCCGTTTCGATAAAGTTCAACGGACCGAAACCACGCCCGGGCTCAAGTTCAAAATCCCGGTCATCGAAAAAGCCCTGGTCTTCCCTAAAAACCTGCAGGAGTGGGACGGCGATCCAGGCCAGATTCCCACCCGGGACAAGACCTATATCTGGGTCAACACCTTTGCGCGGTGGAAAATCGTCGATCCGGTCACATTTTTCAAAAGCGTCGGCTACGTCAACCGGGCGCAGCAGCGTCTCGATGAAATCATCGACCCCACGGTGCGCAACTTCATCACTTCCAACCGTCTCATCGAAGCCGTGCGCAACAGCAATCGCGAGCTGGATACCTTCGAGGATCTCGGTGACGGCATCCAGGAAGAGCCCCAAAATGACAAACCGGCCCGTTTTTCTCAGGTTTTCATCGGTCGTGACAAAATTGACAGCGGCATTTTGAACCAGGCCAAGCCCAAACTGGCCCCATTCGGAATTGAATTGGTGGAAGTCAAAATCAAGCGGGTCAACTATGTTGAGGAAGTCCGCAAATCGGTATACGATCGAATGATTGCCGAACGGAAGCAGATCGCACAAAAATTCAGGTCCGAAGGAAAAGGCGAAGCCCAGAAGATCCTAGGTGAAAAAGAACGCGAATTGAAGCGCATCGAATCGGAAGCCTACCGTACCGCTCAAGAGGTCAAAGGCAAGGCCGATGCGGAGTCAACCCGGCTTTACGCCGAATCCTATGGACTCGATCCGGAGTTCTATTCATTTGTAAAAACGCTCGAAGTGTATAATGACGCGCTGTCGCGCAACAGTTCGCTCGTGCTGTCGACAGATTCCGAGATCTTCAAATACATGAAGGGCTACGAGGGAAAATCATCGGTATCGCCGTAAGGGCAAATATGTCGAACGACCAATAAAAAGCACCGACAGACCCATGTCGGTGCTTTTTTATTGGGCTCCACAGAATGTCGAAGGTAGCATTATTTGCCCTTTCTGCGCTGATGCCGCGTACGGGCCAACAGCTTTCTGTGCTTATGCTTACGCATCTTTTTTCTTCGTTTCTTGATCACGCTACCCAACAGATCACCCCCATTCGTGTTAAGTTATTTGGATAAATTCGGTCTATTATACCATCGCCTGGGGCTTGTCCATCTTTTTTTGATTTCATCTTGTCCAGGAGCCCCGACCGTGTATCGATCGGCCGTCCCGGCGGGCGAAAACCATTTTTACTTACGCGAAACGCTGCACGTGGCATCGATTATGCTGTTGATCCCTGAAAGTGGGTATGCTACAGGAATTGCATGCAAAAAAAGGTCAGCCTCCCCACATTTACTACTGACGCGTTGACCGCTGTTAACAATGCGGTCTCCATGGCCGAAGAGTTGGTCAGCAACCATTATAAGATGTCAGCCAGTCAATGGCTGCATCCCAAATACGACGTCAAAACCCTGGTCGACCTGAATGATACTGAAATCGTCGACGGACCATTCGCCCAGATCATCCGCTATGAGGGCAAACCGGATGGTGGTGTATTAGGATCCAGCACCTATGATCTTTACAAAATCTGCGTCCAGGACCATGCCATATTGAAGGTCCTGAACGAACACCCTGAAATCACCCTTTTCCCTTTTGCCCTTTATGTGATCACCCACGAATTGATTCATATCGTCCGCTTCAGTCGCTTCATTCAGAATTTTAACGCCACGGACGTTGAAAAACTCACCGAAGAACACCGTGTTCACGGGATTACGCGCGATATTTTGGATGCGGTGAAGGCGCCGCCCATGCATACCGTGCTGACATTCTACAGCACTTGGCACGCCCCCATCGACGGGTTGAAATCAATCCTTTGATTTTCATCTGCCTTTTCTTGACAACCCTGAAAGACGACATATATTAGTGCAGTCAATTCGACTGAACACCCTATTATAATTAATGTTTGCATCATTTGGAGGAGTTTTTCCATGCCGCTCTACGAATATCAATGCACTGCCTGCGGGAAAATTGAAGAGGCCATTCAGAAATTTTCGGATGCCCCGCTGACCACTTGCAAACATTGCTCTGGAAAACTGAACAAACTGATTTCACAGAGCAGCTTCCATTTAAAGGGTACCGGCTGGTATGTAACGGACTATTCCAAAAAATCCTCCCCTGAAAACGGGAAAAGTGCAGCGCCATCTGAAACCAAGAATGAGAAAAGCACCTCCGGCGATACAAAAGCAACGCCAGCGCAAAGCGATAAATAGGAACCGATTACGGATGCCAACCATAAATCCATGACCATGCGTTTGTGGAATTGGCGTCAAAAGCGGGTGCCAGACCGCTTTTTTCAACGGGAACCCGACACCTATCCTTTACAATGCATGACATGTGATTAGTATATTGAATCTTTTGCGCGTTCGAGTGACCCAAATTCAATTTGCTGGTTACCATTTTGCTACCAACGGAACCCTTGGGTCGGATTCCGTTCAAATAACATGGATTGGCTTTTTTCAGCTATCAACACAAGTACCAAACGAAAAAGGAGAGATGAAAACATGAAACTCAGACCATTGCAGGATCGAATTCTGGTGCAGCGCGTCGAGGAAGAGACCAAGACCAAAGGTGGAATCATCATTCCGGATACGGCCAAAGAGAAACCGGCTGAAGGCCAAGTGGTCGCCGTCGGCAATGGCAAAGTTGGCGATGATGGGAGTCGCGTTGCCTTGGAAATCAAGGTTGGCGATAAGATTCTGTTTGGAAAATATTCAGGCACCGAAGTGAAGATTGAAGGTGAAGAGTACTTGATCATGCGCGAAGACGACGTGCTCGGCGTCATTGAGTAATGGTTGATTCTTTAAACGTTTTAGATAGGGAGGTTATTTAATATGGCTGGTAAAGTGATTAAGTACGATATGAAAGCCCGCGAGGCAATGCTCAACGGCGTAAAGGCGCTTGCCGATGCAGTGGTTGTCACCCTGGGTCCCAAGGGCAGAAACGTCGTCATCGATAAATCGTGGGGTTCTCCCACGGTTACCAAAGACGGTGTCACCGTTGCAAAAGAGATCGAACTGGAAGATAAGTTTGAGAACATGGGTGCCCAAATGGTCAAGGAAGTCGCCAGCAAAACCAGCGACATGGCCGGTGACGGAACCACCACTGCAACCGTGCTTGCCCGCGCCATCTACGAAGAGGGGCAGAAACTCGTTGCCGCCGGCAACAACCCCATGTCCATTAAACGGGGCATCGACAAAGCCGTCGAGACTGCCGTTAAAGAGCTTCACAAAATGAGCAAACCGACCAAGGATCAGCGGGAAATTGCCCAGGTCGGAACCATCTCCGCCAACAACGACGAAACCATCGGCAACATCATTGCCGAGGCCATGAACAAGGTCGGCAAAGAAGGCGTCATCACGGTCGAAGAGGCCAAAGGGATGGAGACCACTCTGGATGTGGTCGAGGGTATGCAGTTCGACCGCGGTTACCTCTCCCCCTACTTTGTCACCGACCCGGAGAAAATGGTTGCCTCCCTGGAAGACCCCTATATCCTCATCAATGAAAAAAAAGTCAGCAACATGAAAGACCTGCTGCCGGTTCTTGAACAGGTAGCCAAAATGGGCAAACCCCTGGTAATCATTGCCGAGGACGTGGATGGTGAAGCACTGGCCACCCTGGTCGTGAACAAACTGCGCGGCACCCTGCAGGTTGCCGCTGTCAAAGCCCCCGGTTTCGGCGATCGCAGAAAAGCGATGCTCGAAGATATCGCCATTCTCACCGGCGGTCAGGTGGTATCCGAAGATCTGGGCATCAAACTCGAGAGCATGACCATTACCGATCTGGGTAAAGCCAAACGCATCTCCATCGACAAAGACAACACCACCATCGTCGACGGCGCCGGTGCACGCTCCGCTCTGGAAGGCCGGGTCAAACAGATCCGCGCACAGATCGAAGAAACTTCCTCCGATTATGATCGTGAAAAACTGCAGGAACGTCTGGCCAAACTGATCGGTGGCGTTGCCGTAATCAATGTCGGGGCAGCCACCGAAACCGAGATGAAAGAGAAAAAAGCCCGTGTTGAAGACGCACTCAACGCGACCCGTGCCGCCGTTGAAGAGGGTATCGTGCCCGGTGGCGGTGTCGCCCTGGTGCGCACCCTTTCCGCACTGGACAAGGTCAAAATCAAGGCTGACCAGAAATTGGGCGTCAAAGTGGTTATGCGCGCCATTGAAGAACCGCTCCGCCGGATCGCTTCCAACGCCGGTTACGAGGGCAGTGTGGTCATCGATAAGGTTAAAAACGCCGAAGGCGCCATGGGCTACAATGCGGCGACCAATGAGTATGAAGACCTGATCGAAGCCGGTGTCATCGACCCCACCAAAGTGGTTCGTTTCGCCCTGCAAAATGCAGGCAGCGTGGCATCCCTGATGCTCACCACCGAGGCCATGATCGCTGAGAAACCCGACGACAAGGCAGCCGACCCGATGGCTGGCGCCGGTGCCGGCGGTATGGGCGGCATGGGTGGCATGGGCGGCATGGGCGGCATGATGTAGGCCGTTTGCTCCAAGTCTGCACACGCTAACAGACAAAAGCCCCCACACGATTTTTTTGTGCGGGGGCTTTTCTTGTTCGGCCACTTCGACATCTAAACGCTTGACAACACGCTGAGAATCAGGTTACTGAAATCAATGAAAAAGTTCACATATCGGGTTTAAGATCATGTTTTTTGCAAGGCCAGAAGAAGGACACTGTAAAGTCATACCGCTTTCGACCGATAACACCTAAAGACATTATCATTATCTGGATTGCTATAGAACCATCTACGACACCCTAAACATGAGGTATCTGATGAGTTGCAGAACGAATTCAATGATGGATTTTTGCTTTTTTGTCCTGCTTGCGCTGTTTTTTTCCTCAGCGGCAACAGCGGCGGACAATATCAATGTCGTCGAAAGTGAAACAGGATTCTACTACACCATTCAAAAAGGGGATACGCTCTGGGATCTTTCCAGGCAATTCAATGACTCACCTTGGCTGTGGCCGGAATTATGGGAAGAAAACGACCAGATCAGTAATCCTCACTGGATCTTTCCAGGAGAACGGATCCGGCTTTACAAAAAATCAGGCACGCAGGCCACCGCCATTGAAAGTGTACCGAGCATGCCGTCCCCTGCCCCAAAAGCGGAGGCGCCCTATTTCCTCTTTTCCGCCATCAATCGTGTCGGCTTCATCCGCAAGCCTCCGGTAGAACCATCGGGAACCCTGCTGGATGTCGAAGGCAAAAAAACCCTGATCAGCGAAGGGGACATCGTCTACATCCGCCCCTCAGCAGATGCATCACAGAATCAGCTCATCCCGGGGAGCCGGCATACCGTGTTCCGGTATATGGCCCCTACGGATGCGCGGAATTCGACGGATACGATCGGAACCCAGCATTACCTTCTGGGCATCGTTGAAGTGACTCAGAAAAAACCGGATCTGGTAACGGCAACAGTAATCAAATCCTTCCGGACCATGCGCGTTGATGATCTGCTGATGCCCTATGTACAGAAAAGCGCCAAAATCGAACTCAAGCCGAGTACGCCGGGAATCGAGGGTCAGATTGTCATCTCCGAGGAACACTCCACATTGACCGGTGATTATGTCCTGGCCTTTATCGACAAAGGCCGGTCTGACCATATCGAGGTCGGCCAGCAGTACAGCATCTACAGGCAACAGAAGCTGGACAGTGGAGCGGCCCTGCCGCCGGTCGATCTTGGCGCCTTTATGGTTCTGCACACGGAAGCGACCACCTCGACCGTGGTGATCACCAATGCCAGCAACAACATCCGGCGGGGAGAACATTTCCGCACCCCCATCCACTAAATCACTGTCACTGACGGCCGGTTCCGCGTCACCGATGGAACGGAGCCGGCCGCCAGCCCCCCCTCCACCAGCTTTTTTCCTTCGTCAGTTCGGATTGTCTGCAGAGGTCACGCGCAGAACTTCCTGATAGGTGGTCGTGCCCTCCAGGAGCCTCTCTATGGCACTCTCGCGCAACGAAATCATACCTTCTTTGCGGGCCGCCTCGGTCAGGCCGGCCAGATCGGCGTCCGGAACCGTCATGGCTTTGATCGCTTCCGAATACGGCAGAACCTCATGGATGGTGGTTCTGCCCAGATAGCCGGTCTCCCGGCACTTCTGGCAGCCCCTGCCCCGGTAAAGGGACAAGCATCCGGACCGGCCGGTTTCCAACCCCATGGCCTGCAGTGCGGAGGCGTCGATTTCAATCGTTTCCTTGCAGTTGTTGCAGATTTTGCGAACCAGCCGCTGGGAAAGAATTCCCCGCAACGTGGCCTGGATCAGAAAAGAAGGGACCCCCAGATCCATGAGCCGGATGATCGAGGAAGGGGCATCGTTGGTGTGGAGGGTGGAAAGCACCAGATGACCGGTCAGCGCTGCCTGGATGGCGTTTTCTGCCGTCTCCAGGTCCCTGAGTTCACCAACCATGATAATGTCGGGATCCTGCCGCAGGATGTTGCGCATAATCGATCCAAAGGTGATGCCCAACTGGGGCTTTACGGCAATCTGATTGAAATCTTCATGAACCATCTCGATGGGATCTTCGATGGTGGTCACATTGACCCGGGTGGTGCTGATTTTCCGCAGGGTAGAATACAAGGTGGTGGATTTTCCGCTTCCCGTGGGCCCACAGACCAGCACCAAGCCATGGGGGTGGGCGATAATCTGGTTGTACTTCTTCATATCCACCGAAGAGAACCCCAGGCTTGCCAGATCCTGAAACAGGATGTCCGGATCCATGATCCGCATGACCACTTTCTCACCAAAAGCCACCGGCACGGTGGATACGCGAATCTCCACTTCGACATTCTGCTTGCCGGTTTTGATGCGGCCGTCCTGGGGTCGCCGTTTTTCGGCCATATCGAGTCCGGACAGGTTCTTAATGCGACTGATAATGGCCGAATGGACGTTTTTGGGCAGCCGGTAAACCGTGTGCAGCACGCCGTCGATACGCATCCTGACCAGGCTCACATCCCGTTTGGGCTCAATGTGAATATCACTGGCCTTCTGGTCGAAGGCATAAACGAACAGGTGGTTGACGGCATTGACCACATGCTGGTCATTGGAGGGCAATTCATCAGCGGATTTCAGGTGAATGAAGCGTTCGAGGTTGCCCAGGTCAACGGTGGGACCGGCAAACTGATGTTCCGCCGCCGCAATGGATCGCTTGAAACCGAAAAATTCCTCAATCAGCTTGATAATATCGGTGCGGGGGCTGACCACCGCACTGACCCGCATCTGACAGGCACGGCTGACGTCGTCGAACACCTCATGATTGAACGGATTCGGCGTGGCAACGGTCAAGTTCCCCTGACTGATACCAATGGGCAGCACCAGATGGTTCTTGGCAAAGGAAATCGGAATGGTGGTGGTAACGACATTGAGATCCAGTTTGAGTGGGTCAATCTTTACAAAAGGGATTTTCCAGTTCTCTGCCAGG
This window harbors:
- the hflK gene encoding FtsH protease activity modulator HflK, with translation MAWDWEKLNRQHQQHGGPPPQMDDVINQLKKFKPPGGSVLIVIVVLVLLIGYSIFFTIESGSVGVVQRFGKFVRIAEPGPNFKMPFGIEKVTKVRQDRVYKEEFGFQSDRNDYGGYTSASDTASISLMLTGDLNVAVVPWIVQYRIKDPYNYLFKVKDPNGLLRDLSESSMRLVVGDRSINEVISKRDEIAVEALQVLQKELDKAETGINVVTVEMKKTNVPEPVQPSFNEVNQATQEKEKMIYQAREDYNKAIPAAKGEAERTIKAAEGYSLDRINRAKGDAARFKDLYTEYAKAQNVTKRRLYLESLQELLPKISRKFIVDADQKNLLPLLNLGNNGGESK
- the hflC gene encoding protease modulator HflC — its product is MKLKAILAIAGALVLLLFVCAYTVDETEQVVVTRFDKVQRTETTPGLKFKIPVIEKALVFPKNLQEWDGDPGQIPTRDKTYIWVNTFARWKIVDPVTFFKSVGYVNRAQQRLDEIIDPTVRNFITSNRLIEAVRNSNRELDTFEDLGDGIQEEPQNDKPARFSQVFIGRDKIDSGILNQAKPKLAPFGIELVEVKIKRVNYVEEVRKSVYDRMIAERKQIAQKFRSEGKGEAQKILGEKERELKRIESEAYRTAQEVKGKADAESTRLYAESYGLDPEFYSFVKTLEVYNDALSRNSSLVLSTDSEIFKYMKGYEGKSSVSP
- a CDS encoding 30S ribosomal protein bS22 is translated as MGSVIKKRRKKMRKHKHRKLLARTRHQRRKGK
- a CDS encoding FmdB family zinc ribbon protein, producing the protein MPLYEYQCTACGKIEEAIQKFSDAPLTTCKHCSGKLNKLISQSSFHLKGTGWYVTDYSKKSSPENGKSAAPSETKNEKSTSGDTKATPAQSDK
- the groES gene encoding co-chaperone GroES, yielding MKLRPLQDRILVQRVEEETKTKGGIIIPDTAKEKPAEGQVVAVGNGKVGDDGSRVALEIKVGDKILFGKYSGTEVKIEGEEYLIMREDDVLGVIE
- the groL gene encoding chaperonin GroEL (60 kDa chaperone family; promotes refolding of misfolded polypeptides especially under stressful conditions; forms two stacked rings of heptamers to form a barrel-shaped 14mer; ends can be capped by GroES; misfolded proteins enter the barrel where they are refolded when GroES binds), which translates into the protein MAGKVIKYDMKAREAMLNGVKALADAVVVTLGPKGRNVVIDKSWGSPTVTKDGVTVAKEIELEDKFENMGAQMVKEVASKTSDMAGDGTTTATVLARAIYEEGQKLVAAGNNPMSIKRGIDKAVETAVKELHKMSKPTKDQREIAQVGTISANNDETIGNIIAEAMNKVGKEGVITVEEAKGMETTLDVVEGMQFDRGYLSPYFVTDPEKMVASLEDPYILINEKKVSNMKDLLPVLEQVAKMGKPLVIIAEDVDGEALATLVVNKLRGTLQVAAVKAPGFGDRRKAMLEDIAILTGGQVVSEDLGIKLESMTITDLGKAKRISIDKDNTTIVDGAGARSALEGRVKQIRAQIEETSSDYDREKLQERLAKLIGGVAVINVGAATETEMKEKKARVEDALNATRAAVEEGIVPGGGVALVRTLSALDKVKIKADQKLGVKVVMRAIEEPLRRIASNAGYEGSVVIDKVKNAEGAMGYNAATNEYEDLIEAGVIDPTKVVRFALQNAGSVASLMLTTEAMIAEKPDDKAADPMAGAGAGGMGGMGGMGGMGGMM
- a CDS encoding LysM peptidoglycan-binding domain-containing protein, translating into MSCRTNSMMDFCFFVLLALFFSSAATAADNINVVESETGFYYTIQKGDTLWDLSRQFNDSPWLWPELWEENDQISNPHWIFPGERIRLYKKSGTQATAIESVPSMPSPAPKAEAPYFLFSAINRVGFIRKPPVEPSGTLLDVEGKKTLISEGDIVYIRPSADASQNQLIPGSRHTVFRYMAPTDARNSTDTIGTQHYLLGIVEVTQKKPDLVTATVIKSFRTMRVDDLLMPYVQKSAKIELKPSTPGIEGQIVISEEHSTLTGDYVLAFIDKGRSDHIEVGQQYSIYRQQKLDSGAALPPVDLGAFMVLHTEATTSTVVITNASNNIRRGEHFRTPIH
- a CDS encoding GspE/PulE family protein, with the translated sequence MSEQLSSKRILSVLEKSELISFAQARDFYANRFDMVQQFKRRRSKSGEPVADELRDKPFLLIDAIVSLNLKRRGDPSKIVDEDAIFQALAENWKIPFVKIDPLKLDLNVVTTTIPISFAKNHLVLPIGISQGNLTVATPNPFNHEVFDDVSRACQMRVSAVVSPRTDIIKLIEEFFGFKRSIAAAEHQFAGPTVDLGNLERFIHLKSADELPSNDQHVVNAVNHLFVYAFDQKASDIHIEPKRDVSLVRMRIDGVLHTVYRLPKNVHSAIISRIKNLSGLDMAEKRRPQDGRIKTGKQNVEVEIRVSTVPVAFGEKVVMRIMDPDILFQDLASLGFSSVDMKKYNQIIAHPHGLVLVCGPTGSGKSTTLYSTLRKISTTRVNVTTIEDPIEMVHEDFNQIAVKPQLGITFGSIMRNILRQDPDIIMVGELRDLETAENAIQAALTGHLVLSTLHTNDAPSSIIRLMDLGVPSFLIQATLRGILSQRLVRKICNNCKETIEIDASALQAMGLETGRSGCLSLYRGRGCQKCRETGYLGRTTIHEVLPYSEAIKAMTVPDADLAGLTEAARKEGMISLRESAIERLLEGTTTYQEVLRVTSADNPN